Proteins from a genomic interval of Marmota flaviventris isolate mMarFla1 chromosome 8, mMarFla1.hap1, whole genome shotgun sequence:
- the Grk7 gene encoding rhodopsin kinase GRK7, whose protein sequence is MDMGGLDNLIANTAYLQARKTDSDSRELQRRRRSLVLPGPQGCAELRQSLSPHFHSLCEQQPIGRRLFRDFLATVPKYSEAVAFLEDVQNWELAEEGPAKTSTLQQLVATCARDPSPQSFLSQDLATKCRAAATDEERKTLVEQAKAETMSFLQEQPFQDFLASPFYDRFLQWKLFEMQPVSDKYFTEFRVLGKGGFGEVCAVQVKNTGKMYACKKLDKKRLKKKGGEKMALLEKEILEKVNSPFIVSLAYAFESKTHLCLVMSLMNGGDLKFHIYNVGTRGLAMSRVIFYTAQMTCGVLHLHGLGIVYRDLKPENVLLDDLGNCRLSDLGLAVEVQDDKPITQRAGTNGYMAPEILMDKASYSYPVDWFAMGCSIYEMVAGRTPFKDFKEKVSKEDLKERTMKDEVAFHHENFTEETKDICRLFLAKKPEQRLGSREKADDPRKHPFFQTVNFPRLEAGLVEPPFVPDPSVVYAKDVDEIDDFSEVRGVEFDDKDKQFFQRFSTGAVPVAWQEEIIETGLFEELNDPNRPSADGKGDSSKSGVCLLL, encoded by the exons ATGGACATGGGGGGCCTGGACAACCTGATCGCCAACACCGCCTACCTGCAGGCCAGGAAGACGGACTCGGACAGCCGCGAGCTGCAGCGGCGCCGTAGGAGCCTGGTGCTGCCCGGGCCGCAGGGCTGCGCCGAGCTGCGCCAGTCGCTGTCCCCGCACTTCCACAGCCTGTGCGAGCAGCAGCCCATCGGCCGCCGCCTCTTCCGAGACTTCCTCGCCACCGTGCCCAAGTACAGCGAGGCCGTGGCCTTCCTGGAGGACGTGCAGAACTGGGAGCTGGCCGAGGAGGGGCCCGCCAAGACCAGCACGCTGCAGCAGCTGGTGGCCACTTGTGCGCGTGACCCGAGCCCACAGTCCTTCCTCAGCCAGGACCTGGCCACCAAGTGCCGAGCAGCTGCCACGGATGAAGAGCGCAAGACCCTGGTGGAGCAGGCCAAGGCGGAGACCATGAGCTTCCTGCAAGAGCAGCCGTTCCAGGACTTCCTGGCCAGCCCCTTCTACGACAGGTTTCTGCAGTGGAAACTCTTCGAGATGCAGCCCGTGTCCGACAAGTACTTCACCGAGTTCCGAGTGCTCGGGAAGGGCGGCTTCGGGGAG gTGTGTGCCGTCCAGGTGAAGAACACGGGTAAGATGTACGCCTGCAAGAAACTGGACAAGAAGCGGCTGAAGAAGAAGGGTGGGGAGAAGATGGCTCTCCTGGAGAAGGAGATCCTGGAGAAGGTGAACAGCCCTTTCATCGTCTCTCTGGCCTACGCCTTCGAGAGCAAGACCCACCTCTGCCTGGTCATGAGCCTGATGAACGGGGGAGACCTCAAGTTCCACATCTACAACGTGGGCACGCGCGGCCTGGCCATGAGCCGGGTGATCTTCTACACGGCCCAGATGACCTGCGGGGTGCTGCATCTGCATGGCCTCGGCATTGTCTACCGGGACCTGAAGCCCGAGAACGTGCTCCTGGATGACCTCGGCAACTGCAGGCTGTCTGACCTGGGGCTGGCCGTCGAGGTCCAGGATGACAAGCCCATCACCCAGAGG GCTGGAACCAATGGCTACATGGCCCCTGAAATCCTGATGGACAAGGCGAGCTATTCCTACCCCGTGGACTGGTTTGCAATGGGATGCAGCATTTACGAAATGGTGGCTGGACGGACACCATTCAAGGATTTCAAGGAAAAGGTCAGTAAAGAGGATCTAAAGGAAAGAACCATGAAAGATGAGGTCGCATTCCACCATGAGAACTTCACAGAGGAGACGAAAGACATCTGCAGACTCTTCTTGGCTAAGAAACCAGAGCAACGCTTAGGAAGCAG GGAGAAGGCGGACGACCCTAGGAAGCACCCTTTCTTCCAGACGGTCAACTTCCCGCGCCTGGAGGCCGGCCTCGTGGAGCCCCCGTTCGTGCCCGACCCGTCGGTGGTTTATGCCAAGGACGTGGACGAGATCGACGACTTCTCCGAGGTCCGCGGGGTGGAATTCGACGACAAAGACAAGCAGTTCTTCCAAAGATTTTCCACAGGCGCTGTCCCCGTGGCGTGGCAGGAAGAAATCATAGAGACGGGATTGTTCGAGGAACTCAATGACCCCAACAGGCCGTCCGCGGACGGGAAGGGCGATTCCTCCAAGTCTGGGGTGTGCCTGTTGCTCTAG